The DNA region GCTGGTCAATGCGCTGGGCCTCCACCAGCTTGCCGTTGTCCTCGAAAAACTTCTTCCGCTCCGCCAGCTCCCGCTCGATTTCCTCCGTAGCCCGGGCCATTTTCTCCTTGGTGGTCACATAGTGGCTGGCGGGGTAAATGGCCACATGGTCAATGATTCGCTGGGCCTGACCGGTAACGGGGTTAAACTCGCTGATGCGGTCCACCTCATCCCCGAAGAACTCCACCCGGATGGCGTATCCGTTGGCATACACCGGATAAATCTCCACCGTGTCCCCCCGGACCCGGAACATATTCCGCTCAAAGGCCACATCGTTGCGCTCATAGCGAATTTCCACCAGCTTGCGCAGCAGCTGGTCCCGGGGGTACTCCTTCCCCCGGCGCAGGGAGATGACCATGTTGGCATAGTCAATAGGGTCGCCCAGACCGTAAATGCACGACACCGAGGCCACCACGATCACATCCCGCCGCTCAAAGAGAGCCGCCGTGGCGCTGTGGCGCAGCCGCTCGATCTCGGCGTTGATGGATGCGTCCTTTTCAATAAAGGTGTCCGTGTGGGCGATGTACGCCTCCGGCTGGTAGTAGTCGTAGTAGGAGACGAAATACTCCACCGCATTCTCCGGGAAAAACTCCCGGAACTCCTCGCAAAGCTGGGCCGCCAAGGTCTTGTTGTGGGCCAGCACCAGGGTAGGCCGCTGGACCTTTTCGATGACCTTGGCCATGGTGTAGGTCTTGCCGCTGCCGGTGACGCCCAGCAGCACCTGCTGGCGCAGCCCCGCCTCCAGCCCCGCCGCCAGCTTCTCAATGGCCTGGGGCTGGTCGCCGGAGGGGGTATATTCAGATACAACTTTGAATTCTGGCATGGTATTCTCCCGTAATAGCCTTAATAGTACCATCGATTAACAAGGACAAACACGCTTGTCAATCGATGGTATGGTATCTTACTATTATACAGCAATTATAAAATATGTAAATAAGAAATTGAAAACAAATGTTCGTCTTTTTCTCTTTATGTTTCCCTATAAGATATGCCCCTGCCTGTTATCTGTAATTCGTATAAAAAATTCGCAAAAAGTAATTGCATATTTTTTGGGGAAACATTATAATAGCAAGCATGTACACATTTGGCAAACGCAAGCCATCGACCAATCTATACAAGAAGGTGATAACTTATGGAACTGCAAATTCAGGATCTTGTTTCTTCCATCAAAAAAGACGGCATCGACAGCGCCAATAAAGAGGCCGCCGTCATCCTGACCGATGCTAAAAAGCAGGCTGACGCCCTTCTGGCCGAGGCCCGGAAAGAGGCGGACAAGCTGCGCCAGGATGCCCGGGACGACGCCGAGGTGTTTAAGAGCAGTGCCCTGCTCAGTGCCCAGCAGGCCAAGCGCGACGCCGTTCTGGCCTTCAGCCAGGCGGTGCAGAAGGAGTTTGAAAAGCTGCTGGCCTCCGATATAAGCAAAGCGCTGGATGAAAAGGCCCTGGCCGACCTCATTCGCGCCGCCCTCCGGGGGGAGGACCCCGCCGCCTATGCCGCCGAGGTCTCCCAGGTCACCGACGGCATCCGTGCCGAGCTTGCCCGGGAGCTGGAGGCGGGGCTGGAAATTCGCCCGTCTAAGAAGGTGGGGGCCGGGTTCCGCCTGGCCGCCAAGGACGGCTCCGGCTATTTCGACTGCTCTCAGGAGGAGATCGCCCGGATGCTCGACCCCTTCTTCCGGGACACACGCCTGTAAGGGGGTGCCTGCGTGGCTTCCTATTACTATCTCATCTCCAGCCTCCCCATGCTGCGCACCCGAGGCGAGCCGCCCATGGACTACGCCGAGTTTCTGCGCCAGTGCCGCACAGCGGTGAGCCCCGGGGTCTATGAGACTCTGGCCACCCTCACGGTCAGCGCCGACCACGGCCCCTTCCTTTCCCAGTGGGCCGAGTTCTATCAGTCCCTTTCCCGGGAGCTGACCTACCAGCGCAGCGTGAAGCTGGGCCGCCCCTGTCCCGCGCCCTACAACCGGGACCCGGGCATCGTCCGGGCGGTGTCGGAGGCGGTCAACGCCGAAAACCCCTTAGAGGGGGAGCAAATTCTGCTGGACCTGGAGTTTCGCCGGTTAGACGGCATGATCGGCCTGCACAATTTCGACGACCACGCCCTCTATGGCTACGCCATGAAGCTGCAGCTACTGGAGCGGCAGCGTCTGTTCCGGCGAGAGGCGGGCAAGCGGGCCTTCGACGGCCTGGCCGCCCACATCCGTCAGCAGATCCCCAGCCTATAACGAAACAGGAGAATCAAAATGGACAAAGTGACAGGATATGTGACCGGGGTCAACGGAAATCTGGTATCGGCCAGCTTTTCCGGCTCCGTGCGCAAAAATGAAGTGGGCTATGTCCTGGTGGGCGATGACCGGCTCAAGGGCGAGGTCATCCGCGTCAACGGCG from Vescimonas fastidiosa includes:
- a CDS encoding HrpE/YscL family type III secretion apparatus protein, whose amino-acid sequence is MELQIQDLVSSIKKDGIDSANKEAAVILTDAKKQADALLAEARKEADKLRQDARDDAEVFKSSALLSAQQAKRDAVLAFSQAVQKEFEKLLASDISKALDEKALADLIRAALRGEDPAAYAAEVSQVTDGIRAELARELEAGLEIRPSKKVGAGFRLAAKDGSGYFDCSQEEIARMLDPFFRDTRL